The Caldibacillus debilis DSM 16016 genome includes a window with the following:
- a CDS encoding PTS sugar transporter subunit IIA: protein MVCASGLGTAQLLFYKLKNKFNEELDIIGTTEYYNLNQQSFNHIDFIISTVPIKEKLPVPVIQVSSILGESDVKKIEKVMNHEVSVIDQYLRERYTFLQMDFTTPVEVIRFLGNKLMEDKKVNNQYIDSVLEREKFSPTSFGNLVAIPHPIEPQTDETFWCIVTLTKPISWGNRPVQLVFLLNVDKNKKDSLKPMYQVLVKLLDNVPLIHRLLQCQTFEAFKNALKGQ, encoded by the coding sequence ATTGTCTGCGCATCGGGATTGGGAACCGCGCAGCTCCTTTTTTACAAATTAAAAAATAAATTTAACGAAGAGCTGGATATTATCGGGACGACGGAATATTATAATTTGAATCAACAATCCTTCAACCATATCGATTTTATTATCAGCACCGTTCCGATCAAAGAAAAATTGCCCGTCCCTGTGATTCAAGTAAGCTCCATTTTAGGGGAAAGCGACGTAAAAAAGATTGAAAAGGTGATGAATCATGAAGTTTCGGTGATCGATCAGTACTTGCGGGAACGGTACACTTTTTTACAGATGGATTTTACGACGCCTGTGGAAGTTATCCGTTTTTTGGGTAATAAACTGATGGAAGACAAAAAGGTTAACAATCAATATATCGATTCCGTACTGGAGCGGGAAAAATTTTCACCGACCAGCTTCGGCAATTTAGTGGCCATCCCGCATCCGATTGAACCGCAAACCGATGAAACGTTTTGGTGCATCGTAACGTTGACGAAACCGATTTCATGGGGAAATCGTCCCGTTCAATTGGTGTTCTTGCTGAATGTGGATAAAAATAAAAAAGACAGTTTAAAACCGATGTATCAGGTATTGGTAAAGCTGCTGGACAATGTCCCGCTCATCCATCGGCTGTTGCAATGCCAAACGTTTGAAGCTTTTAAGAATGCGTTGAAAGGCCAATGA